From Amyelois transitella isolate CPQ chromosome 2, ilAmyTran1.1, whole genome shotgun sequence:
acgagtatatccaTACTTCCACAcaatatgatataaaaaaatatatttttgttttgtgtttgtttttgatgTTAAATATTTGGCAAAGAGACAGACAAAAACTACATAAGTTTGAAACAGGCTCATTTTTCTACAAATTCTCATgggaaaaattaatattcaagttTAACGTAAGCGGATCAATGAAATAAGAAGCCAATCAATAATACAATCGAAATAATACAGATAATAAtcgagtatatttttttgtttcgacAGAAATTGCGCAAGCAGCGCAGTGCAGGCGAGTTGGACAAGCGTGGCACCGGCTCCGTCCGTTCGGGCGGCTCCGGCGGCTCGGGCTCCTCCTGGGTGTCCTCGGTAGAGAGTGCACACTCAGCCGTGACGCACGCCTCGCTGCAGACGAACTCCAACGCTAGCTTTGTCGTAGAGGTCAGTTTCCGCCTTGCTATAAACATGCTACTGGCTAGCTGATTTAGCCACCGGCTTAGTCAGATTGAGTGGCTCCAGCGACTATGGCTCTCCTGGATGCCCTCGGAAGAGAGCACCCTCCGCCGTCATACAAATCAAATACTAGCTTTGTTTTAGAAAGTATAGTTTTTACATTGACATTAACATGTCGTCGCTAGAGAGCGTCGTTCGTCATCCAAAACCaaacaacataatttttatttatttatttgtgaaattaACCGTGGCCATACTATAATTAACGTTAGGTTTGGACTACCGACTAGTGTCATTATATTACCCAgctaaaaatatgaatttagattcaaagaGATCATCTATATGTACAATTCAGGACAGGAGTAGGAATATCAATTTACAAGGGGTACCGTCCCGCTTCCGTGATCATCTTCGTATAAACACATATCccaggttttttttataaaagtaaaattagaCATTCACCTTACCTAAATGTGCAGACTTCTCACAATGTTTGCCGTCACCATATTATCACCATATCGTTACCATAAAATAAcagataaaaaagatttttatgaaaattataaacgaAAGACTTCATAAAGAagtatacattatattatttaaacataatctTAATTGTCAGTTAAGACCTGCCagtattataaagttaaaaaaattaaaaataatgctttACACTGCAAAATCTACattgatttttaatgtaaagtCATGAACAATATGGTAAGAAAATCTTTGTTTACTTATTACTTATTCCAGGATGAACATTTAGACGCCAGTGTAACTGAAACCTACATGGGTGAGTGGAAGAACGACAAGCGCACAGGATTCGGTGTCAGCGAGCGTAGCGATGGTCTTCGGTACGAAGGCGAATGGTTCGCAAACAGAAAGTATGGTTACGGCGTAACTACATTTCGAGACGGCACACGAGAGGAGGGCAAATACAAGAATAATGTGCTAATCACAAGCCAGAAGCGCAAACATATGTTCCTTATGCGCTCAGCGAAATTCCGAGAACGGGTTGACTCGGCAGTGAACGCAGCACAGCGCGCTTCGAAAATAGCAATGCAAAAGGCCGATATTGCTATATCTAGGTAAGTGATATGTTGGATACTATTACTTCATTGATCATGCTTTAAGAGAGCTTCATATGACTAGCTTTttaaaccatacatacatatgataatttttttacggggttaacagagccaacagttttgaaaagactagaaggccacgctcagctgtatggcttaatgataaaaccgagattcaaatgacaggttgttagcccatcgcctaaaaaagaatgccaagttcataagcctatcccttagtcgccttttacgttatcaatgggaaagatatgagtaatcctattccaaagtgccagaaaccacggtttagcttaaaaaatatcagCATAAAAGAAagcattaaacaaataattttaagcaacattttaaataacattaagcaaactcaatatatatttatatataagtatgtaagtttatatgtcaccagaaataaaaagagcagcaacttaattaatttcctagaaagtttataaactatCGTAGTATTCTTAATGAGAAatgaattgtattattttacgtccacatttctattttacGTTCAAATTGCCTTCTTTTCCTTGCCCTACATATATATCTGTTTATTTCATCCATTTGTGAACTGATTTGGAACTCGTAGCTATTTGTTCTTGTGTGTCGCATAATCCGTagccttattttattatttttggttttctCATCACATCCCTCACaaaatttatgtacctataaacTAGATTACGTGTATAACACGCTCTTCCATAACTCTGCTGCCTgggtcaaataaataatttcattaaaaatataaaaattcaacCAGAAGAAAGTGTTTAAAATAGGATTTTTCTTATAAGCAGCTAAGCTAGCAATACTTTGAGTCTTCCAACTATATGCTCAGTctagcccgtaagggatatagagccTATCTGCATATAATTTATAGTCACACTGACTATGAGACTAACTGACAGAATTAccaaaccaataaataaaactataaatcaAGTATTTTCGAAAAGTTGATTTAGCggtaataatgaatatttatgatggaatataaacaaaacattaataaaatgcatatagaaataaaatcatcaaAGCAAAGAAACCTTGAAAATTCTTACGTACCCTATGTCCCTTCAGGTAAAGGCCATGATttcatactcgtatgtatgtatgtatatgaccTTCTGTCATTGCTATgcaactaaaataatttttaacttatttttcagAACTGCTACTGCTCGAGGCAAAGCTGAACAAGCTGACGAAGCAGCGGACCAAGCAAAAGACGACTGTGATAATGCACAAATGACTGCGAAGCAATTCGCACCTGACTTTAAGCATCCCGGTTTTGACAGAATAGGATTAAGGGAACGATATAGACAAAAGAATTTCGACGTACAAGTAAATACACCCGTATCACAAGAATCTGACAAGATCTTGGATGGGAAGAGCATTCCAAATCATATCCCTCCGACACATCCCCAACTTCCTCAGAATAGAGTTCCAAACGCTGTACCTTCTCGGCGACCTTCGGCACAATATCCTAATGCACCATATCCCAAACCCGTGCAATCTATAGACCCAAGGCTTGGTAATAATACTAATTATACTACGGATAATAGAACACTTGGACCTTCATATGATTCATATAATTATGGACCCAATCAAAGTCAAACTCAGGATAGCTGGTCAACGCCGAATACACAGCAAATACCTGATAATCAAAAGCCATACATGCCGAATgagcaaataaatacttatggcACAACAGCACAAGGTGGTCTTCAACCTCAACCTTCTTCATATCGTCTTAATAGACAAGAGGGTTTACAACAACCACCTATGGATCAAAGTAGTCAACAATACGTTAATCAAGGCCGCAGACTATCTGCAGTGAACAGACAAATACCTAACCAAAGACCAACTCAAGAATGGAACTCTCAAATTGGCCCAAGAAGACAAAGCATACTAGCTCAACCCACAAGCGGATCTCAAGAGACTACATACGTAGACCCGGCTGCCGTTACATATGGGCGAAATGAATTTAGAAGTGGAACTGTGCATTCCGAAGGACCTCTTGATAGACAAGCTGTGGCTCCTGATTCACAAGCTTATAGGCAAACTATTGATAACCATGGATATCGACAAACTCTCGACCAACAAGGATATAGACAAGGTCCAGATCAACAGATGTATCGTCAAGCACCTGTGGACCAACAACAGTATAGACAGACAGGCCAAACAGaacaagaaataaatggaGTAATGCGGGCTCCAGGTCAAAGACCGTctattgattattttgatcATTACAAAAGGCCACCTAGTCGAGACGGAAGTGTAGATCGTTATGGTCGGCGTTCTAGACAACCCTCAGTGGAGGCTACTGCGCCCAGTGGAGGCTCACGCGCTGGTTCAGTGGCGCCACCACCCGCTTCGGTGTCCCGGCCAGCTTCGCGAGCAGCCACACCAGCAGGAAACGGGCATTTAACGTCAGGCCGAGGCTCTATATCCAGAGCCAGTTCCCGAGAAAACCAGCCGTTCGAAGAATCACTGTTGCGTAAAAGAAATCTTGGACAAGAAATTTCTCCTTCGCCTTACCAACCAAAGAGAACGGAGAGTTTATTCGTGGCACCAAATATAGCAGCGCCGCCTCCCGCACCTATAGGAGGAGGTGGGGGACGAAAGGTAagaacttttttaataataacatcttTTAACCTGCCAATTAATTTATGCGAAATTTCGTTTCCTCGTTCTACGGAATTTACAAGAATTCAGATcttattaactttttctttctACTTAGATTgctttagattatttttacatgCCGAATGTCATTTCGGTTACAAGAAATTTGTCTTGGGGTTGTAGTTATATCTCAATTATATGCATCTACCTATATATAACATTTGTTTAATTGACACCTGacagaaagaaagaaagaaaaattgtttatttggtacaaaatacaaagaacatattaaaaatatgacaatataCATCTACAAATGTAGGTACCATAAAAGTACCTGGTTATTTATCAGTTTACTATTTTCTAAAAGTTGACTGGCAGGGAAtactattagcattaagttcacctattgtaattacttttaaggctcaataaagttttaaaaaaataaataagtaacttagagacaagttaaaaaaataagtaaaaaacatgtaacacatatacatatattatacgcaataatttaaagaaaaggaaaatttgttacaaggccactattttaatttgttaggTACTTTAATTGGCACAATCTAACGCAATGCCTACTCAACGGATTTTGATTAAACTAATcataactaaaattaatttcaaaataacattgatttccccaattcaaattcaaaagaaGTGCTGGACGTCGACCGACTATGGCCTATtgctttattaacttttatacagtaaaataaaacaatggtgatatttaattgaagaatatatctatttctattttcaaagaaatctATAGCCATCAGAGGAAAAAGCAAAATGAATATTAGatgtaataatgaatttctTTTGCTATTACCCGTAGGTTATTTTACacaactatatttttaagggTAACAGATGGCAGTATACAGTTACTAACCTGCTTAAGTACCTACAAGGGTGCAACGTGTTTCAAAAGATCACTTCCAGTTGACCAATGAGAGGACAGATAAAAGGTCTGGAGGGATAAACTGTCTGGCGGGAAACCGATAAGTATCAATACTAGCAGATGGCTCTACTTAAAATgacaaaacaagaaaaattcAACGCTCTCTtcgtgttataaaatatttaaatgactttatataaaaataaaaacaactgaTCGCTTGGAACAATAGATAACAATAAGGTTAATAAGGTCAACTCCATAACCCGTcaattttttcctttttttaatagctTCACCTCCTGCCTagacctgttcatggacatatcgTCTATTGAATATACGCGGGAACAGGCTTTGGCAGGAGAACATACGAgtaacatcaacttctccaaagggcctctacgtgtttGAATTATATCCCCACAAAAGCCTTTAAAAAATCCGGagtgtatagacccgtgacATCCAAGAGGTTAATAATACAGTACAGTATGTTGTTTGTTTTCAAGTTGGGAATTTAGTAAAAATGTCTTAGCGGATTTTAAATTTCTGATTGGAAGCGGTATATTATTCCAGCATTTTGTGACTGCATAGCGAAAGCTGCCACAGAAGAAAACACATGACGAGATAAGAGGTTAATACTCTAACTCTCTATTATAGAAAAGTTAAAATCTTTTCTATGACATTCTCATCTTTGTCCTAACTTTCTTGCTTTGTATCTTGTTAGTACATGTTTTTGGTAATCTAGCAATTCGTGTCGTTCGTGCtactttaatgttttttttttatttatcttcttGTTGACTGCGGATCTCTCAAAATGGGTTccaatttttatacaaaatgcCAATAGCTACGCActtgaaattttcacaaagtttttatatagttaattTAGATGCCTAATTAAAtaaggtaggtatttttttcgatgtattttaatatttaatcaatcaatcatcAACTGGCGCTACTGCCATCTTACAGGCTTGCAACTAGTTATCCAGAATTATTAATCAAGGTAAGTTTTTTACTTCAATTGATTTCATTTCTCATTTCAAttgataaagatattataCTCAATATAATGTTCCAGCCAATGGAGCGATAAAATTATCTATCGAaagaagattaataaaaaaaattggtagaCAATGCAATAGCACCATAATAATTTGCTATTATATCATCCTTGATAttacattgaaaattttaggCAGATTCCTATCTGcctaaaattttcaatgtaatgtaaaataattactgtCATAATAGTCAATACCATACAGATAGAGATTccttttcttaataatttgttaCGCCTCTGATACCATTTTTAGTTTTCTGCATACATACACTATTTCCGCTATGCCCATTTGTTGTCAAGccgtaatttttaaaaattaatttaagtattatattatcataGATATCGTTATATCAACCGGCTTTCgtgtaataaatttcataGTAGTATAGCTCAttgggcggcgcgggcgcgacAGATGGAGTAGTGGCATGCCGCGGCGCGTTACGTaggcggcggcgcgggcgcggcgggaGCAGCCCGTTCTATTTCTAAATCGAGACAGTCACTCGGTGCCGCTTTCCGCGTATCACCTCTTCTctatatttaacttaaaatcgCTAATTATTCGATCGACTTCCCCATAATTGTTAtgaaattacaaaattgtgtctatttatgtaaaaaatatccatGTATTCAATTATAATCTACTCAAAGATAACATTGAACAGTTTAATGATGTAATAAACATTCGTATccattataaaactaaaaagttttcaaaatattgacaaagattttttact
This genomic window contains:
- the LOC106133551 gene encoding junctophilin-1 isoform X2 → MQPSELDTAHAASGNPPQRGLNGGRFDFDDGGTYCGGWEDGKAHGHGVCTGPKGQGAYAGSWHFGFEVSGVYTWPSGSSYEGQWQNGKRHGLGVETRDRWLYRGEWTQGFKGRYGVRQSTTSNAKYEGTWASGLQDGYGSETYADGGTYQGQWMRGLRHGYGVRTSAPFGLASHYRGTSGARHGHRGSMSSLTEAAGTPDPSDRRATRMDDARGGFVLKASSDEPTRRGSLVEKTKKGLLSKLRKQRSAGELDKRGTGSVRSGGSGGSGSSWVSSVESAHSAVTHASLQTNSNASFVVEDEHLDASVTETYMGEWKNDKRTGFGVSERSDGLRYEGEWFANRKYGYGVTTFRDGTREEGKYKNNVLITSQKRKHMFLMRSAKFRERVDSAVNAAQRASKIAMQKADIAISRTATARGKAEQADEAADQAKDDCDNAQMTAKQFAPDFKHPGFDRIGLRERYRQKNFDVQVNTPVSQESDKILDGKSIPNHIPPTHPQLPQNRVPNAVPSRRPSAQYPNAPYPKPVQSIDPRLGNNTNYTTDNRTLGPSYDSYNYGPNQSQTQDSWSTPNTQQIPDNQKPYMPNEQINTYGTTAQGGLQPQPSSYRLNRQEGLQQPPMDQSSQQYVNQGRRLSAVNRQIPNQRPTQEWNSQIGPRRQSILAQPTSGSQETTYVDPAAVTYGRNEFRSGTVHSEGPLDRQAVAPDSQAYRQTIDNHGYRQTLDQQGYRQGPDQQMYRQAPVDQQQYRQTGQTEQEINGVMRAPGQRPSIDYFDHYKRPPSRDGSVDRYGRRSRQPSVEATAPSGGSRAGSVAPPPASVSRPASRAATPAGNGHLTSGRGSISRASSRENQPFEESLLRKRNLGQEISPSPYQPKRTESLFVAPNIAAPPPAPIGGGGGRKMLSTPQTLQRKKSLPDVAGMPRANDAMSREEVSALGSARREEVRRMHEETEKLRANPLLYLVSPQVKDWFSRQQLVILVLFINISLGIMFFKLLT
- the LOC106133551 gene encoding junctophilin-1 isoform X1, translating into MQPSELDTAHAASGNPPQRGLNGGRFDFDDGGTYCGGWEDGKAHGHGVCTGPKGQGAYAGSWHFGFEVSGVYTWPSGSSYEGQWQNGKRHGLGVETRDRWLYRGEWTQGFKGRYGVRQSTTSNAKYEGTWASGLQDGYGSETYADGGTYQGQWMRGLRHGYGVRTSAPFGLASHYRGTSGARHGHRGSMSSLTEAAGTPDPSDRRATRMDDARGGFVLKASSDEPTRRGSLVEKTKKGLLSKLRKQRSAGELDKRGTGSVRSGGSGGSGSSWVSSVESAHSAVTHASLQTNSNASFVVEDEHLDASVTETYMGEWKNDKRTGFGVSERSDGLRYEGEWFANRKYGYGVTTFRDGTREEGKYKNNVLITSQKRKHMFLMRSAKFRERVDSAVNAAQRASKIAMQKADIAISRTATARGKAEQADEAADQAKDDCDNAQMTAKQFAPDFKHPGFDRIGLRERYRQKNFDVQVNTPVSQESDKILDGKSIPNHIPPTHPQLPQNRVPNAVPSRRPSAQYPNAPYPKPVQSIDPRLGNNTNYTTDNRTLGPSYDSYNYGPNQSQTQDSWSTPNTQQIPDNQKPYMPNEQINTYGTTAQGGLQPQPSSYRLNRQEGLQQPPMDQSSQQYVNQGRRLSAVNRQIPNQRPTQEWNSQIGPRRQSILAQPTSGSQETTYVDPAAVTYGRNEFRSGTVHSEGPLDRQAVAPDSQAYRQTIDNHGYRQTLDQQGYRQGPDQQMYRQAPVDQQQYRQTGQTEQEINGVMRAPGQRPSIDYFDHYKRPPSRDGSVDRYGRRSRQPSVEATAPSGGSRAGSVAPPPASVSRPASRAATPAGNGHLTSGRGSISRASSRENQPFEESLLRKRNLGQEISPSPYQPKRTESLFVAPNIAAPPPAPIGGGGGRKDWFSRQQLVILVLFINISLGIMFFKLLT